TTTTTCCGGCAACATGGACATGTGCATCAACATCCGGACGGTGGTCGTGTTTCGCCATCGGGCCTTCATTCAGGCCGGCGCGGGCATCGTCGCCGATTCGAGTCCCGAGCACGAATATGAAGAGACCTGCAACAAGGCCAGGGCCATGATGAAGGCGATCGAGCTGGCGGAGCAGGGGTTGGAATAGGGTCGGAAGGCGGGGCGCGATGCGGTTGTCGGTGGCAAGCCGGCGATCGGCCCCGTTCACGTTATGCTGCTGGTCATCGACAACTACGATTCGTTTACCTACAACCTGGTGCAGTACCTCGGCGAGTTGGGCCAAGACGTCGTCGTCTATCGCAACGATGAGATCACGCTCGCTCGTATTGAAGACCTGCATCCCTCCCGCATCGTCGTTTCTCCCGGCCCCTGCACTCCCAAGGAGGCCGGCATTTCCGTCGAGGCGATCCGCACGTTCGCGGGAAAAATTCCGATTCTCGGCGTCTGCTTGGGGCATCAATCGCTGGCCGCCGCCTTCGGAGGAACCATCATACGCGCTCCGCGCTTGATGCACGGCAAGACCTCGATGATCCGGCACGACGGCCGAACGATTTATCAAGAGTTGCCCAATCCGTTTGAAGCGACTCGGTACCATTCGTTGATCGTCGATCGATTGACGCTTCCCGGCTGTTTCGAGATTTCCGCGGAGACCGACGAGGGAGAGATCATGGGCATTCGCCACAAAACATCGGGTGCCGAAGGGGTGCAGTTTCACCCCGAGTCGATTCTGACGACCGCCGGGAAAGCTTTGCTGAGGAACTTCCTAAAACTGTGACCATCCCCGCAAATTGATCGGCATGATCAGAGACGCCATCGCCAAATTGGCCGACCGAAACAACCTGTCCGCGCAGGAAACGGAAGCGGTCATGGCTGAAATCATGGACGGGTCCGCGACTCCCGCGCAGATCGCCGCCTACCTCATGGGACTCAGGCAAAAGGGAGAAACGGTGGAGGAAATCGTCGGCTCGGTGAGGGCCATGCGTTCCCGCTCCGTTCGGATCAGGGTCGGCGCCAAGATCGTCGTCGATACCTGCGGCACGGGAGGGGACGGCGCTCAGACCTTCAATATCTCGACCGCCGCCGCGTTGGTGGCGGCCGGAGCGGGGATCACCGTGGCCAAGCACGGCAACCGGTCGGTGTCGTCCAAGTGCGGCAGCGCCGACGTGTTGACCGAGCTGGGTGTCAAGATCGATTTGGAGCCGAATCACGTGGCCGACTGTATCGACGAAGTGGGGGTGGGATTTCTGTTCGCGCCGCTTTACCACGAAGCGATGAAGCACTGCGCCGGGCCGAGACGCGACCTGGGAATCAGGACGATCTTAAACCTGCTGGGCCCGTTGGCGAATCCGGCCGGCGCCACCCATCAGGTGTTGGGCGTCTATGACGCAAAATGGACCGACGTCCTTGGGCGCGTCTTGCTGGACCTTGGCACCCAACATTGTCTGGTTATCCATGGAATGGACGGGTTGGACGAGATGACGTTGGCGGATCGGACGAAAGTGTCCGAAGGCAGGGCCGGCGTGGTGTCGAGCAGCTTTATCGCTCCGGAAGAGTTCGGCCTGCGGCGCGTGCAGCGAAGGGAATTTGCTGGGGGGGCGCCGGCCGACAACGCCCGTATTCTGCGGGACATTTTGCGAGGTTGTAAAGGACCGCCCAGGGAGATCGTCTGTCTGAACGCGGCGGCGGCCATGGTGGTCGGGGGCAAGGCGAAAACGTTGCAGGACGGCTTTCGACTGGCGCAACAGACGATCGACTCGGGCGCCGCCGCGGAAAAGTTGGAGCGGCTGATTTCGTTTACGAACAAAGTCGGACGATCGTGATTCTTGATCGCATCCTGGAACACAAAAAGGCCGAACTGCGGCACAAGCAGAGCCGGTCGTATCTGGCCGAGCTCAAAGCGATGATCCGGGACGCTCCGGCTCCGTTGGGATTTGCCGTGGCGCTCGATGCGACGAGAACCAGGCAAAGCCCCGCCTTGATCGCCGAGGTCAAAAAGGCGTCGCCCAGCCTGGGGTTGTTGCGGGAGGAGTTCGCCGACCGGTTCGACCACGTGGCCATCGCGAAGGCCTATTTCGACCATGGAGCGTCGGCGGTCTCGGTGTTGACGGACAAAGATTTCTTTCAAGGCGATCTCCGCTATCTTCAGGACATCAAGAAGGCCGTGCCGCTCCCCGCGCTCAACAAGGAATTCATGGTCGGCGACGTTCAGTTCTACGAGGCGCGGGCCCATGGGGCCGACGCGGTGCTCCTGATCGTCGCGGCGCTGGAGCGCCGGCAGTTGGTCGACTATCACGCCCTGGCCTCCGGACTTGGCATGGACGCGCTGTTTGAGACTCATCATGAGCGGGAACTGGATCTGGTGCTGGAATGGGTGCCGGACGCGAGATTGATCGGCATCAACAATCGCGACCTCAAGACCTTCACGACCGATCTGGACGTGACCTTCCGCCTGACCAAGCGAATCCCCTCAGACAAACTCATCGTCAGCGAAAGCGGGATTCATTCACGCCGGGACGTTCTGCGGTTGGTCGAAGCCGGCGTGCACGCCATGTTGGTCGGCGAGTCGCTCATCCGGGCGAAACGGACCGGTGAGAAGGTGCGCGAGCTGCTCGGTGTTTCGACCGACGATTCACAGTCGGCGTGAGCGACGGGGAACGGGGATCGATTCATGGTGAAGGTCAAGATTTGCGGAATCACCGACGGTGAAGACGCGCGGGTGGCGGTGGAGGCCGGAGTCGACGCGCTGGGTTTCGTGATGTATCGACAAAGCCCTCGATACGTGAGGCCGGAGGCGGCACGGGCCATTGTCGCCTCGCTGCCGCCGTTCGTCGTGCCGATCGGCGTGTTCGTCAACGAGGAGGCCGACCTTGTCAGGAAACTGATGGACGACTGCGGATTCGCCCTGGCCCAACTGCACGGAGACGAGACCGCGTCCTACTGCGAGGCGCTTGGTCGTCCGGCCGTCAAAGCCGTTCGGTTGAAGGACCGGAGTTCGCTGCTGGCGGTGGCGGAATTCCACGGACGAGCAGGGGTGCGTGGGTTCGTCATCGACGCGTTTTCCGATCAGGCCTATGGCGGGACCGGTCGGACCGTCGATTGGACTTTGGCTGCTGAAATCGCCCGTACGGCGCCGATTCTCTTGGCGGGCGGACTGACGCCGGACAACGTGACCGACGCCGTTCGATCGGTACGGCCCTATGGGGTCGACGTCAGCAGCGGCGTGGAATTGCGGCCGGGGAAGAAAGACCCGGCCAAGGTGAAATCGTTCATCGACGCAGTGAAGCTTGTGCCGTAATGTCCCATGGCTCTATACTGCGCCGGTTGATCGCGGCCGACGGGTCGCGTGCTATCGCCTATATTGACAAACAATGGAGAGGTCGATGACAGCCTCGTTGCCGGACCGCCATGGCCGGTTCGGGCCCTATGGGGGCCGTTACGTGCCCGAAACCTTGATGCCGGCGCTGCTCGAACTGGAAGCTCAGTACGCGAAGGCCAAAAAAGACCGGCGGTTTCAAACGGAGCTTGCCCATTATCTCAAACACTATGTCGGGCGACCCACGAGCCTGTACCGAGCCGATCGATTGACCGCCAAGTTGGGCGGGGCCAGGATCTACCTCAAACGCGAGGACCTGTGCCATACGGGGGCGCACAAGATCAACAACGCCATCGGCCAGGCGCTGCTCGCCCTGCGGATGAACAAACCGCGTGTCATCGCCGAAACGGGGGCGGGCCAGCACGGGGTGGCGACCGCGACGGCTGCCGCGATGTTCGGGCTCCAGTGCGAGATTTACATGGGCACGGAGGACATGCAGCGGCAGGCGCTCAACGTCTTCCGCATGCGGCTGCTGGGGGCGACCGTGACGGGTGTGGATACGGGCAGCCGCACGTTGAAGGACGCCATCAGCGAAGCGATGCGCGATTGGACCACGAACGTGCGGACGACCCACTATGTGCTCGGCTCGGTGCTCGGCGCTCATCCCTATCCCATGATGATCCGAGATTTTCAGTCCGTGATCGGCCGCGAGGCGCGCAAACAAATTCTGGCGGCGGAAGGCAAATTGCCCGATTACCTTGTGGCCTGCGTGGGAGGAGGAAGCAATTCCATCGGTCTTTTCCATCCCTTTCTAGGAGATAAGAAGGTCAAGATGATCGGGGTGGAGGC
This sequence is a window from Candidatus Nitrospira inopinata. Protein-coding genes within it:
- a CDS encoding anthranilate synthase component II, which translates into the protein MLLVIDNYDSFTYNLVQYLGELGQDVVVYRNDEITLARIEDLHPSRIVVSPGPCTPKEAGISVEAIRTFAGKIPILGVCLGHQSLAAAFGGTIIRAPRLMHGKTSMIRHDGRTIYQELPNPFEATRYHSLIVDRLTLPGCFEISAETDEGEIMGIRHKTSGAEGVQFHPESILTTAGKALLRNFLKL
- the trpD gene encoding anthranilate phosphoribosyltransferase; this encodes MIRDAIAKLADRNNLSAQETEAVMAEIMDGSATPAQIAAYLMGLRQKGETVEEIVGSVRAMRSRSVRIRVGAKIVVDTCGTGGDGAQTFNISTAAALVAAGAGITVAKHGNRSVSSKCGSADVLTELGVKIDLEPNHVADCIDEVGVGFLFAPLYHEAMKHCAGPRRDLGIRTILNLLGPLANPAGATHQVLGVYDAKWTDVLGRVLLDLGTQHCLVIHGMDGLDEMTLADRTKVSEGRAGVVSSSFIAPEEFGLRRVQRREFAGGAPADNARILRDILRGCKGPPREIVCLNAAAAMVVGGKAKTLQDGFRLAQQTIDSGAAAEKLERLISFTNKVGRS
- the trpC gene encoding indole-3-glycerol phosphate synthase TrpC, which gives rise to MILDRILEHKKAELRHKQSRSYLAELKAMIRDAPAPLGFAVALDATRTRQSPALIAEVKKASPSLGLLREEFADRFDHVAIAKAYFDHGASAVSVLTDKDFFQGDLRYLQDIKKAVPLPALNKEFMVGDVQFYEARAHGADAVLLIVAALERRQLVDYHALASGLGMDALFETHHERELDLVLEWVPDARLIGINNRDLKTFTTDLDVTFRLTKRIPSDKLIVSESGIHSRRDVLRLVEAGVHAMLVGESLIRAKRTGEKVRELLGVSTDDSQSA
- a CDS encoding phosphoribosylanthranilate isomerase, which codes for MVKVKICGITDGEDARVAVEAGVDALGFVMYRQSPRYVRPEAARAIVASLPPFVVPIGVFVNEEADLVRKLMDDCGFALAQLHGDETASYCEALGRPAVKAVRLKDRSSLLAVAEFHGRAGVRGFVIDAFSDQAYGGTGRTVDWTLAAEIARTAPILLAGGLTPDNVTDAVRSVRPYGVDVSSGVELRPGKKDPAKVKSFIDAVKLVP
- the trpB gene encoding tryptophan synthase subunit beta, which translates into the protein MTASLPDRHGRFGPYGGRYVPETLMPALLELEAQYAKAKKDRRFQTELAHYLKHYVGRPTSLYRADRLTAKLGGARIYLKREDLCHTGAHKINNAIGQALLALRMNKPRVIAETGAGQHGVATATAAAMFGLQCEIYMGTEDMQRQALNVFRMRLLGATVTGVDTGSRTLKDAISEAMRDWTTNVRTTHYVLGSVLGAHPYPMMIRDFQSVIGREARKQILAAEGKLPDYLVACVGGGSNSIGLFHPFLGDKKVKMIGVEAGGVGIVSGKHAARFAGGKPGVLQGTMTYLLQDDDGQINLTHSVSAGLDYAAVGPEHSFYHDQGRIEYAYATDEEALEAFDLLTREEGIMPALESAHAVAHVVKLAPKMKKSQIVLVNLSGRGDKDVQQIARMRGVAL